A genomic region of Rhipicephalus sanguineus isolate Rsan-2018 chromosome 1, BIME_Rsan_1.4, whole genome shotgun sequence contains the following coding sequences:
- the LOC119379245 gene encoding golgin subfamily A member 7 isoform X3 (The sequence of the model RefSeq protein was modified relative to this genomic sequence to represent the inferred CDS: added 42 bases not found in genome assembly), with protein MASGQNQAGHEGSRIPNKVFIQRDYSEGTSVKFQTKFPQELEGLIERHMFDQMVTTINSIYSEAERMSSKTFCEGFMACLTAYLLYMCTETHYEKFLKQATAYIHEQNETVYGPRGLHITDPIERGLRVIEITILSEQGARS; from the exons ATGGCATCAGGCCAG AACCAAGCAGGCCATGAGGGAAGCCGCATTCCAAATAAGGTGTTCATTCAGAGGGACTACTCTGAAGGAACATCGGTGAAGTTCCAGACCAAGTTTCCACAAGAACTGGAAGGCCTG aTAGAAAGGCACATGTTCGATCAGATGGTCACCACAATCAACTCTATATACTCTGAAGCTGAAAGAATGAGTAGCAAGACATTTTGTGAAGGCTTCATGGCATGCCTCACTGCATACTTACTATACATGTGTACTGAAACCCATTATGAGAAG TTTTTGAAGCAAGCCACTGCATACATTCACGAGCAGAATGAGACCGTTTACGGCCCGCGTGGCCTCCACATCACAGACCCCATTGAAAGAGGCCTGCGAGTT
- the LOC119379245 gene encoding golgin subfamily A member 7 isoform X2 (The sequence of the model RefSeq protein was modified relative to this genomic sequence to represent the inferred CDS: added 42 bases not found in genome assembly), translating to MASGQVSSLLQNQAGHEGSRIPNKVFIQRDYSEGTSVKFQTKFPQELEGLIERHMFDQMVTTINSIYSEAERMSSKTFCEGFMACLTAYLLYMCTETHYEKFLKQATAYIHEQNETVYGPRGLHITDPIERGLRVIEITILSEQGARS from the exons ATGGCATCAGGCCAG GTGTCTTCACTTTTGCAGAACCAAGCAGGCCATGAGGGAAGCCGCATTCCAAATAAGGTGTTCATTCAGAGGGACTACTCTGAAGGAACATCGGTGAAGTTCCAGACCAAGTTTCCACAAGAACTGGAAGGCCTG aTAGAAAGGCACATGTTCGATCAGATGGTCACCACAATCAACTCTATATACTCTGAAGCTGAAAGAATGAGTAGCAAGACATTTTGTGAAGGCTTCATGGCATGCCTCACTGCATACTTACTATACATGTGTACTGAAACCCATTATGAGAAG TTTTTGAAGCAAGCCACTGCATACATTCACGAGCAGAATGAGACCGTTTACGGCCCGCGTGGCCTCCACATCACAGACCCCATTGAAAGAGGCCTGCGAGTT
- the LOC119379245 gene encoding golgin subfamily A member 7 isoform X1 (The sequence of the model RefSeq protein was modified relative to this genomic sequence to represent the inferred CDS: added 42 bases not found in genome assembly), with product MASGQQVSSLLQNQAGHEGSRIPNKVFIQRDYSEGTSVKFQTKFPQELEGLIERHMFDQMVTTINSIYSEAERMSSKTFCEGFMACLTAYLLYMCTETHYEKFLKQATAYIHEQNETVYGPRGLHITDPIERGLRVIEITILSEQGARS from the exons ATGGCATCAGGCCAG CAGGTGTCTTCACTTTTGCAGAACCAAGCAGGCCATGAGGGAAGCCGCATTCCAAATAAGGTGTTCATTCAGAGGGACTACTCTGAAGGAACATCGGTGAAGTTCCAGACCAAGTTTCCACAAGAACTGGAAGGCCTG aTAGAAAGGCACATGTTCGATCAGATGGTCACCACAATCAACTCTATATACTCTGAAGCTGAAAGAATGAGTAGCAAGACATTTTGTGAAGGCTTCATGGCATGCCTCACTGCATACTTACTATACATGTGTACTGAAACCCATTATGAGAAG TTTTTGAAGCAAGCCACTGCATACATTCACGAGCAGAATGAGACCGTTTACGGCCCGCGTGGCCTCCACATCACAGACCCCATTGAAAGAGGCCTGCGAGTT